A single genomic interval of Astyanax mexicanus isolate ESR-SI-001 chromosome 4, AstMex3_surface, whole genome shotgun sequence harbors:
- the LOC111194919 gene encoding uncharacterized protein LOC111194919 isoform X2, translating into MQKVWLEGIAKNLRKPKDSKVNTEVQLINGNEKEFMDSYITKIQEERNYFFQAPKSTSKDYYFYACERSNKAKGQSKGESSKTRANSCQAYVSFKMVREAGYKAVIIRHMLEHTGHNVSNPEELTKNPVDPELLGFVEMWLNQGLSVSQVVLKSCNWAQSHGHTDKHNRRYYLTPNDVRLVKRSLQSIILPDIDDSVSVDKLISTDLKENICFYQPITKDQPLIIVVQTPAQKALLQENPNPMIFMDASYKGLTSYGYAFYALLLVNQTGRGVPFAYFIVSHESSETLTVCLKSLSSCNPGFYPRSVMIDRDLKELGAIRQTFPKTKVLLCWFHVLQAVHRWLVKKDGGNLSPAQRNTVIHAMMTMKACMTEEDFESVSASKCRDLEAQFGSSRVTHYLRDQWFPFAALWANFGRLFQHNSSDTNNKAERYWHRVIIQILLHYKIPVFARSSKQTS; encoded by the exons ATGCAGAAGGTGTGGCTTGAAGGAATAGCAAAAAATCTGAGGAAACCCAAAGATTCTAAAGTAAATACAGAAGTCCAACTTATTAATGGAAATGAGAAGGAATTTATGGACTCCTACATCACCAAGATCCAAGAGGAAAGGAATTATTTTTTCCAAGCACCTAAGTCCACCAGCAAAGActattatttttatgcctgtgaAAGATCAAATAAGGCAAAAGGACAAAGCAAAGGGGAGTCCAGTAAAACAAGAGCCAATTCCTGCCAGGCttatgtttcttttaaaatggtcAGGGAGGCTGGATACAAAGCTGTAATAATTCGACACATGTTGGAACATACAGGACACAATGTATCCAATCCTGAAGAGCTAACGAAGAACCCAGTTGATCCTGAATTATTAGGATTTGTGGAGATGTGGCTTAACCAAGGACTGTCAGTATCCCAAGTTGTGTTAAAAAGTTGTAATTGGGCACAAAGTCATGGGCACACAGATAAGCACAACAGAAGATACTATCTCACCCCTAATGATGTTAGATTAGTAAAGCGAAGTTTGCAATCCATCATTTTACCTGATATTGATGATTCTGTGAGTGTTGACAAGTTGATCAGCACTGACCTGAAggaaaacatttgtttttatcaACCAATCACAAAAGATCAACCTTTGATCATAGTAGTTCAAACACCAGCACAGAAGGCTCTTTTGCAAGAAAATCCCAATCCCATGATTTTCATGGATGCGTCCTACAAAGGTTTAACCTCATATGGTTATGCCTTTTATGCCCTTTTATTAGTGAATCAAACAGGAAGAGGAGTTCCTTTTGCCTACTTTATTGTAAGCCATGAATCATCTGAAACACTGACTGTTTGCTTGAAGAGCCTATCCTCGTGCAATCCAGGCTTTTACCCAAG gtCAGTAATGATAGATCGTGACTTAAAAGAACTTGGTGCCATACGACAGACCTTCCCAAAGACCAAAGTTCTCTTATGCTGGTTTCATGTTTTGCAG GCTGTACATCGCTGGCTGGTGAAAAAAGATGGAGGAAACCTATCACCTGCCCAAAGAAACACCGTTATACATGCCATGATGACAATGAAAGCCTGCATGACG GAAGAAGATTTTGAAAGTGTGTCTGCTTCAAAGTGTAGAGACCTTGAGGCCCAGTTTGGTAGCAGCCGGGTAACCCATTACCTCAGGGACCAATGGTTTCCTTTCGCCGCACTCTGGGCAAACTTTGGACGAttgtttcagcacaacagcagTGACACCAACAACAAAGCAGAGAGGTACTGGCATAGAGTAATCATACAG ATTCTTCTTCACTATAAAATACCAGTTTTTGCGAGGTCAAGCAAACAAACGAGTTGA
- the LOC111194919 gene encoding uncharacterized protein LOC111194919 isoform X1, translating to MQKVWLEGIAKNLRKPKDSKVNTEVQLINGNEKEFMDSYITKIQEERNYFFQAPKSTSKDYYFYACERSNKAKGQSKGESSKTRANSCQAYVSFKMVREAGYKAVIIRHMLEHTGHNVSNPEELTKNPVDPELLGFVEMWLNQGLSVSQVVLKSCNWAQSHGHTDKHNRRYYLTPNDVRLVKRSLQSIILPDIDDSVSVDKLISTDLKENICFYQPITKDQPLIIVVQTPAQKALLQENPNPMIFMDASYKGLTSYGYAFYALLLVNQTGRGVPFAYFIVSHESSETLTVCLKSLSSCNPGFYPRSVMIDRDLKELGAIRQTFPKTKVLLCWFHVLQAVHRWLVKKDGGNLSPAQRNTVIHAMMTMKACMTEEDFESVSASKCRDLEAQFGSSRVTHYLRDQWFPFAALWANFGRLFQHNSSDTNNKAERFFFTIKYQFLRGQANKRVDQLLQLLCGDVQKYYNYLDDLIHAGRLNTSSSSSSSSTSVPTTSMLGDGLHEKIHIGEDGRCSLPEDFMSTVSDPRIITVDLVWMLCDCKTYDRGNLCKHTMMAKTEAQRRGINIQVLRNRVAKQYFDNDQFYIDGDCLSVYHHDGNATFVFRGESAFCTCTANSYQEKCVCLHLADILEINMTSSCMAMTESEIAHQLCPKPKPTVQTMLSDLLEWSHSPNYKYSRELHNTIQKAHKMAFANFGIVSKKRKISALHAYRQRIEKAKREARETFKPVRSHRLRVRNIKKKSVSREGIV from the exons ATGCAGAAGGTGTGGCTTGAAGGAATAGCAAAAAATCTGAGGAAACCCAAAGATTCTAAAGTAAATACAGAAGTCCAACTTATTAATGGAAATGAGAAGGAATTTATGGACTCCTACATCACCAAGATCCAAGAGGAAAGGAATTATTTTTTCCAAGCACCTAAGTCCACCAGCAAAGActattatttttatgcctgtgaAAGATCAAATAAGGCAAAAGGACAAAGCAAAGGGGAGTCCAGTAAAACAAGAGCCAATTCCTGCCAGGCttatgtttcttttaaaatggtcAGGGAGGCTGGATACAAAGCTGTAATAATTCGACACATGTTGGAACATACAGGACACAATGTATCCAATCCTGAAGAGCTAACGAAGAACCCAGTTGATCCTGAATTATTAGGATTTGTGGAGATGTGGCTTAACCAAGGACTGTCAGTATCCCAAGTTGTGTTAAAAAGTTGTAATTGGGCACAAAGTCATGGGCACACAGATAAGCACAACAGAAGATACTATCTCACCCCTAATGATGTTAGATTAGTAAAGCGAAGTTTGCAATCCATCATTTTACCTGATATTGATGATTCTGTGAGTGTTGACAAGTTGATCAGCACTGACCTGAAggaaaacatttgtttttatcaACCAATCACAAAAGATCAACCTTTGATCATAGTAGTTCAAACACCAGCACAGAAGGCTCTTTTGCAAGAAAATCCCAATCCCATGATTTTCATGGATGCGTCCTACAAAGGTTTAACCTCATATGGTTATGCCTTTTATGCCCTTTTATTAGTGAATCAAACAGGAAGAGGAGTTCCTTTTGCCTACTTTATTGTAAGCCATGAATCATCTGAAACACTGACTGTTTGCTTGAAGAGCCTATCCTCGTGCAATCCAGGCTTTTACCCAAG gtCAGTAATGATAGATCGTGACTTAAAAGAACTTGGTGCCATACGACAGACCTTCCCAAAGACCAAAGTTCTCTTATGCTGGTTTCATGTTTTGCAG GCTGTACATCGCTGGCTGGTGAAAAAAGATGGAGGAAACCTATCACCTGCCCAAAGAAACACCGTTATACATGCCATGATGACAATGAAAGCCTGCATGACG GAAGAAGATTTTGAAAGTGTGTCTGCTTCAAAGTGTAGAGACCTTGAGGCCCAGTTTGGTAGCAGCCGGGTAACCCATTACCTCAGGGACCAATGGTTTCCTTTCGCCGCACTCTGGGCAAACTTTGGACGAttgtttcagcacaacagcagTGACACCAACAACAAAGCAGAGAG ATTCTTCTTCACTATAAAATACCAGTTTTTGCGAGGTCAAGCAAACAAACGAGTTGACCAGCTTCTTCAATTGCTTTGTGGAGATGTCCAAAAATATTACAA TTATTTGGATGACCTCATACATGCTGGACGACTTAAcacttcttcatcatcatcatcatcatctacttCTGTACCTACTACAAGTATGCTGGGGGATGGTCTGCATGAAAAAATTCACATAGGTGAAGATGGGAGATGTTCACTGCCAGAAGATTTCATGTCAACAGTGTCAGACCCTCGTATAATTACAGTTGATTTAGTCTGGATGCTCTGTGACTGCAAAACCTATGACAGAGGCAATCTGTGCAAGCACACCATGATGGCCAAAACTGAGGCACAAAGAAGAGGCATAAACATACAAGTTTTACGCAATAGAGTGGCAAAACAATATTTTGACAATGATCAGTTCTACATAGATGGAGACTGTCTTTCAGTATACCATCATGATGGCAATGCCACATTTGTCTTTAGAGGTGAATCTGCTTTTTGCACTTGTACTGCCAACAGTTACCAAGAAAAATGTGTGTGCCTACATCTTGCGGATATCCTTGAAATTAACATGACCTCTTCTTGCATGGCCATGACTGAAAGTGAGATTGCCCATCAGCTGTGTCCTAAACCAAAGCCTACAGTGCAGACCATGCTGTCAGACTTGCTTGAATGGAGTCACTCACCAAACTACAAGTACAGCAGAGAACTGCACAATACAATCCAGAAAGCACACAAAATGGCATTTGCAAACTTTGGAATAGTTTCTAAGAAACGCAAAATCTCTGCCCTGCATGCATATCGGCAACGTATTGAGAAGGCCAAACGTGAAGCTAGAGAGACTTTTAAACCTGTAAGGTCACACAGGTTACGTGTGCGGAACATAAAGAAGAAAAGTGTGTCAAGAGAGGGAATTGTGTAA